The window CTACTAGTCGATCCTAGACATAGAATGTTGTGAAGTGCTAAAGTCCAAATGATATCACATTGTGAAGATATATGTTCGAAATAACCCGTTAACccgattaatttttttatgttgattATCTGTGACACCAAATTACATTGACTTTTAAAAAGTGTTTCTTAAGAAAAACAACAAATTAAACGTATTTAAACTAGCGTAACCTTTGGATGAACTATTTTCGATTTTATACTAAAATACTAAATACTGTGTAAGTAAACACGAAtgcattttttatatataaatgagaCTAATCAGCAAATCTAATAAAAGAACAAGAGATCCACATCCTAAAAGCTGAATCCGTACAACAATAAAGTGCCAATTAATCTCAAGAATAGAGTGGTAACAAATCTATATCATAAACATTGATTATTTGTCGACAGTCGAATCTAGATTACATTACGAAAAGAAAACGATAGAAATATCCACATCCGTGATCATCAGTCAAATTGTAAATAGATAATACAGCTTAATTAGAGACTAATCTTTTCCAAATAATAATTTCACATAATCAAATACGACACACTTACCGAAagtttttctttaatatttttgtcaaaaagaaaatagaaaaggtaattatattagaaaattccaagagagagaaaaaaaaagtaaacattGATTATTCCAATAGAGTGGTAACAAATCTATATCATAAACATTGATTATTTGTCGACAGTCGAATCTAGATTACATTACGAAAAGAAAACGATAGAAATATCCACATCCGTGATCATCAGTCAAATTGTAAATAGATAATACAGCTTAATTAGAGACTAATCTTTTCCAAATAATAATTTCACATAATCAAATACGACACACTTACCGAAagtttttctttaatatttttgtcaaaaagaaaatagaaaaggtaattatattagaaaattccaagagagagaaaaaaaaagtaaacgcGTAGACAGATGGCGACAGGAGAAAAGAATTACGATCAAAGAAACTAGACATCTTTCTCTAGACGTTTCACATTGTATTTCTCATTTTCGATCTTGAAAAGTGAAAGCTCCTAAAAATATCTAACATTTGCTTTGGTCTTTAGAGATCTTTGGTGATTCTTGTTTATCTTTTACTTGGTTTCTTAATTATTTCATCATATGGATGGGCATCAGCATCAGCTTCACCACCTTCAATACCTCAAAAAACATAGTCACCATGTTCATCCTCAATCTCAAACACCAGAAATAGCGTCTCCCGCAACTGTGGCCGCAGGGGATAGGTTTCCACAGTGGAGCTTAGAAGAGACAAAAGAGTTGATAGCAATAAGAGGAGAGCTGGATCAAACTTTCATGGAGACAAAACGGAACAAGCTTCTCTGGGAGGTTGTCTCTAACAAGATGAGAGACAAAAGCTTTCTTCGTAGCCCTGAACAGTGCAAGTGCAAGTGGAAGAACCTCGTCACTCGTTTTAAGGTCCCAATtagtcttctctctctctctctctttccttttattttgtttaattctGTAGTGTGCTATACTTGGAGGTTGTGCATGAAACTATCCAATATACAAAATAAGTATACATGTTAGAAGAAATTCCGAATCTTATTAGTAGTCCATAATCTTTTCGGGTCAGAGACCGTACATTAGTGTTCTCCCTAGATAGAGATCAAGTAGTTTTTTGATATATGCATGTTATCTCATTGGTCATGTGTTTCTAGGGATGTGAGACAATGGATGCAGAGTCAGCAAGACAACAATTCCCTTTTTATGATGATATGGAAATTATATTTACAAGTAGAATGCAGAGAATGATATGGGTCGAATCCGAGGGAGGAGGAGGGGGAGCAAGTGGGACAACCAGAAAAAGAAGTCACTCAGAGCAGTTCTCTtcagatgaagaggaagagaacgTGAATGAAGAGCTAGTAGATATCAGCAATGACCCGAAAATCCCAAACCCCAAAAAGAACATAGTGAAGAAGCGAAAAGGCGGTATTAGTAATAGTAATGCCAGTAATAGTGTAAGGGAAGTTTTAGATGAGTTTATGAGACATCAGATGAGAATGGAGAACGAGTGGATAGAACGCTGGGAGGCAAGGGAGAAGGAGAGagcagagagagaagaagagtgGAGAGGGAAGATGGAGGAGATTGAGAAGGAGAGAGTGAAGATGGAGCGGATGTGGCGGGATAGAGAGGACCAAAGACGGTCGAGGGAGGAGATGAAGGCTGAGAAGAGGGATTCACTTATCAGTGCATTGCTTGCTAAGCTTACTAGAGATGGTTAATTCTATCGAAGTCTAATATTTTAACGTAAGTTAACTTGTTCTTTCTATGCATGTTATGGGGTTGTaggtttaattatttaatagttaAAAGTATATCGAAAAACTGAATACTCGTATATCGAGTTTTCTCGTGGGGCTATAGGAATATATTAAcccccatatatatatattattttcttcctGTTTTGATTTTGGTTAATCTATTGGGCCATATTATTATCTTTCCATTCATTCTTTTATCAAGTTTGTTGTGAAATAATTATCTTTGCATTTTCTCTATTTATCTGTAGAATTGATGAAATAACTATTCTATCTCATTCACGTTAAacagtaaataatattttggaaTTAATAGAATAGCTCATTCCAAATCATTCTACTTCAAATATGATCATGGTTTTTGATTAGAAGttctttttcactttaaaatatttatattaattatgtaaaactaCAACGGAACACCAAAACTGGATTATCCGAAGAActaaatttaaaagttttataaaaatcaaaacttcaaCAATTAAGGGAACCAAAAGCCGACATAAAACCATCCTCCGAATGTAAGATATCAAACAAagtctcacattgaaaattAGACGAAGaaatatctaatatataaagagatgttcaACTCTAATTATTAGTACGAGAACttttggaaaaaaaacaaaaaatgaaactaTGCGGACTTGCCTAAAGCATAAAGTGGACAATCTATCGTACTAATCAAACATTATATAGTTGGACATAGATATAATAAATCTCAACACCGAAACTAAAAGAAATTACATATCAACATGATGCGACTTAAACACATGAGAGAATCAAATAATATGCTTCTATAATCCAAGGACACTTAAACCACGAAAAGCACATAAAGAAGAGCAAACGCGGCACTGCAGAGCTCAGAAAAAGCTACTGGACAGACCTACAGTTGGAAACCGAAGAGATATAAAACAAGGGAACTGGGAGCAAAGCACGAAAGACAACGAGAACACAATGATAAATTACCACAGATGCAGCAGTCCAGTTAGTTTAAGCGTAGGCATTGGTGCTATTGTACTTCTGGATTCAATCTACCGTCGAAGGGATGTTTTACGCCAAAATGGTATCAGCCCCGGCCAGGTCCCGGCCTGGGGGATTAAGGGTCTTTGGCCTGGAATCTCCAGATATTACGTCTGTTGAACTAGCAACACCGACTTCTATTGTTCatgatattttaaaagttgaatTGAATACATTTCAGTAGTTTCTTAGTCATTCAACATTTTTAAGAAGTGAATTACAtttaatttggattttttttttaaataccatTTGTTCATTCATCTCCTAGAAACAGAGTATCTTTACATTTTGGAATTGATAGATGATTAAAAGAAGCTTTAAGATATTGAATTTGCTGAAAAGAATTGGACAGACAAAGTGGCAGACATAGTTATCTTTATCCCACGTCTGGATTCAAAATGTTCAGAAAACGTTTTTTTCCTTGGTGTATTTTGATATTAATATGGTAACTAATTAGTACTCGCAATTTTATCTTCGTGGCCCATAAGAATATCTAACATTCTAAGCAAATC of the Brassica rapa cultivar Chiifu-401-42 chromosome A03, CAAS_Brap_v3.01, whole genome shotgun sequence genome contains:
- the LOC103857766 gene encoding trihelix transcription factor GT-3b — protein: MDGHQHQLHHLQYLKKHSHHVHPQSQTPEIASPATVAAGDRFPQWSLEETKELIAIRGELDQTFMETKRNKLLWEVVSNKMRDKSFLRSPEQCKCKWKNLVTRFKGCETMDAESARQQFPFYDDMEIIFTSRMQRMIWVESEGGGGGASGTTRKRSHSEQFSSDEEEENVNEELVDISNDPKIPNPKKNIVKKRKGGISNSNASNSVREVLDEFMRHQMRMENEWIERWEAREKERAEREEEWRGKMEEIEKERVKMERMWRDREDQRRSREEMKAEKRDSLISALLAKLTRDG